In the Paenibacillus sp. FSL R7-0337 genome, AGCTGGGACATGAGATCCATAAGGATTTTCAGATCGGTTGTATGATTGCCTACATGTGCTCTTACCCGCTGACCTGTAATCCCGAGGATGTGCTTCTGGCCCAGCAAAAGGATAATCTGAGTAATTTCCTCTGCTCCGATGTCCAGGTAAGAGGGGCTTATCCGGGCTTCGTGCTGCGATACTTCCGGGAAAAGCAGATTGAGCTGCAGATGGAGGAAGGTGACGAGCAGATTCTTAAGGAAGGCTGCGTGGACTTCTACACCTTCAGCTACTATTCATCCACCTGCGTGAGCGCAGCTCCGGATCAGGAGTCGATTGGCGGCAATATGTCGCTGGGTCTGAAGAACCCGTATCTGCAGGCAAGTGCGTGGGAATGGCAGATTGACCCGCAAGGCCTGCGGTGGGCTCTGAATAATATCTACAACCGTTACGGACTGCCAATGATGGTTGTGGAGAACGGCCTTGGTGCAGTGGATACTGTAGAAGCAGATGGTTCAATCAAGGACGATTACCGGATCGAATATCTGAGGGAACATGTCGGGGCGATGGGGGAGGCGGTGGCTGACGGCGTGGATTTAATCGGATATACCTCCTGGGGCTGCATCGATCTGGTCAGTGCAGGCACCGGAGAGATGAAGAAGCGCTACGGCTTCATTTATGTGGATAAGGATAACGAAGGCAAGGGGACGCTGGACCGGTCCCGCAAAGACAGCTTTTTCTGGTATCAAAGGGTAATCGCCAGTAACGGAGCTGAGCTGGAGTAATCCGCGACTGCCGGAAGCTCACTTTTTACAAATAGTTGTCTGCTGTTTCAGTCTGCGGTCCCTATGGTATATGATAATTAATAAACATTAAAGGGGATTTCCTATGATCATAAAAGGGATCGAGAACATGGACGGCGGCAATATAATGAGCCAGATTCAGCAAGGCGGCAAATTCGTGATCTACACGTATTGCTTCTCTGTTGTCCTGATGACATTCAGACGCAGCTCTAACATCTATTTCATCAGGGCGGGCGAGGGCTCCGTCAAAAAAGGATTGAAGTACAGCCTGCTGACCTTCTTTGTAGGCTGGTGGGGGATTCCCTGGGGGCCGATCTATTCCATCGGTGCGTTCATTACCAACTTCAAGGGCGGCAAGGATGTCACCAATGAAGTGTTAGCCGCTCTTTCAAATCAGAACGCTTCATAATAGATGTACACATACGAGAAGCTGTCCCGCATGCCGTGCAATAGGGCTGATTGGGACAGCTTCTTGTGTTAATCATTTTTGCTGCTGCATACTGCGATATAATTCAGATCCTTGCCTGCGGTGTTGAAGAAGGTATACATTTTCTTGAACTGCGCGCGGTTTTCCTTTTTGAGAGCATTCTTGAAAATACGCAGCGTACCGGCCACCCCTTCATCCCGGATCATCCCCTTAATGCTCATCAGCGACATCGTTCCGGTTGCATGCTCAACCTGCTTGAAGCCGGTCGTGTTGAACAGCCCCTCCCAGTCTGCTACAGGCAGCGGTTCTACGTTCACATGAATAGTCTTCCGCAGCTCTGCCAGCTCCTCCGCCATATTCTCCTTTGCAAAAGTGATGTCATGCGTAAGCAGCACGCCGCCCGGCTTCAGGACACGGAAGTATTCAGCTACCGCTTTTTGCTTCGCCGTCTGGTTCAACATCGTCAGCATGGCTTCATTAATGACAACATCGAAGCTGTTATCTTCAAAAGGGAGCTTCATCGCATTCGCTTGTCTGACGCTAATATACCCCTCCAGCTTCGCGTCTCTGATGTTCTGCTCCGCCTTCGCAAGCGCCCTGGGGTCCATATCAATTCCGGTAATCTGGCACTGGTACTCCCGCGCAAGCTGGATAGAGGTAGTGCACATGTTACAGGCTACTTCCAGTACCCGGCTGTCCTTACTTAGCTTCGCGTGCCGGATTAACCAGTTCGTAGCAGCGACACCGCCGGGACGAAGCCGCTTTTTACCGAGCTTGGCGAGGAAATTATGACCGACTTCCTTTTTCAACATGCCTCAATCCCTTCTTCTCAGGCTTCACGACGATCAACAGCATTTGGAATGCTTCTGTTGCATATAATGCATGGGGAATATTGGCGGGTAAAATAAGGGTCTCCCCAGCGCGCACTGAATAGGGCTTGTCGTCAATCGTGATCCGTGCTTCGCCTGACAGAATGTTGACCATGGCATCGCCGGGAGAGGAATGTCCGCCGATCGATGAACCTGTATCTACAGAGATCAGTGTCATGGCAAGGTTTTGGCGCTGGACCAAGGTCAGGCTGGATACCTGCTCCTGCTCGACAGTGATGATTTTGCGCAGATCCATGACTTCCGCTTGCGGGAGTCTTTTAATAAATTGCTCTTGTTCTTGTTCCATACGGTTACCTCCAGGTTAAATGCTAATTTGCAGGAATTTGCAGCTGCTCTGTGCATTGAACTCATGCCAGGTGCCAGCCAGCACGACGACTGCTGCTCCGGCGGTTAATACACAGGAGTGGTCAGCGATAAGCATATGCAGCTCCCCCTCCAGAACGTGAATGATCTTGGATTTGGGCGAGGTCTCCGAGCTGATGGATTCGCCGGTGTCCATGCCGTACAGCACCCAATCCGGGGCTTCCGCAGAGGTGGCAGCTCCTTCAGGGAAGTGAAGTGTTCTGCTGGAAATCTGATAGGGCCGGATGCTGATCATGTGATTGAAATGAACTACCATTCCTTCCTTGATTTCACTCATAATGTCCTCCTGTATATTGCTTGATGCGTAACTTTTGCTATAATGAGAGAAAAGATGAGAATCGTTCTCATTTATTGAATTGTAGCAGAGTTTCTAAGATGACTCTGTTGCCATGGCAACAGGAGGCGGATAAATTTGCAGCAATATATGAACAAAATTCAAAATACAGTCCTGTTCAAAGGATTCCGGGGCAGCGAAGTGCAGCAGGCCCTCGGTTGTCTGCAGGGGACGATTAAGGATTTCGCCAGGAAGGATTTCATCTTCAAGCAAGAGGAATACCTGGAGGCGGCGGGCATCATTCTGGAGGGAAATGTCCTGCTCTGCAAGGAGAACAGCTCCGGCGCGCGCTTCATCTTCTCAGAGCTTGCGGACGGGGAGATTATCGGGGAGACAGCGCTTCGTCAGGAGCAGGAGCCCAGCGGCTATGAAGCGATAGCCGGGTCGGAATGCCGGATTCTGTTCATCCGGATGAACAATATTATCCGTCCGGGGCAAACGACCTGCATTCTTCGCGGCCGGATTATTGAGAATATGCTGGCACTACTGCTGGAGAATAACCGCTCGATGTATCAGAAGCTTGATCTGGTCTCGCACAAATCGCTGCGGGAGCGGATCATTCACTATCTGAGTATTCAGGCCCGCAAAAACAATTCGCCCGCCTTCGAGATCCCGTTCAGCAGAAGTGACCTGGCGGATTATCTGACGGTGGATAGAAGCGCCTTATCCCGGGAGCTGCAGCGGATGGCGCGGGACGGGCTGATCCGGTTCACGCGGAATCAATTTGAGCTGCTTGCGGTAGACTATGAGCTGAGGTGGTGATGTGTAGTATCCTTACTTGAATAACCACTTAATTATCTATAGCACCTTATAATATGTTATAATGAATTTCTGATTTCATACTACTAAGCAGAATAGAGGTCGCCAAAGGATGAAAGTAAAAATTAACCGCAATGCAGCTAAAGTTCTAAAAGATATGCTGAACAGCCCGGAAGCGGAAGGCAAGAAAATCCGTGTGGTCATTACTCAGAATCATGGAGATCACGGACACTATGATGTAGCACTTGATACACCTACTGAGCACGATGAAGTGGTGGCTACAGATAAGGATATCGAGATTCTGCTGGATACCCGCGAACCGCTGCTCGACGGTGTCTGGATTCAGTATTTCTATGTACCGCAGGAAGGCTTCTTCATCACCAATCCATCCACCGGATTCCTGGAGAAATAAGCAGAAGATTACTATCATCTGTGTTGCCTTAGGGGCGGCACTGTCTGAATCAGCCTCACCCGGCTGGTCAGACGGTGCCGTCTTTTTTTCAGGGTTAGCATATTATGTTATCCCGCCCTAAAAGTCGTTGCAAAAGTATGTATAATCGTTGATCGCCTATATTAGCGGGGCGCGGATTTTTTATTATACTGTTCTTGTAAGCGATTACAAACATATAGCTGGGGGGAAATTCTAGTGAATAAGAAAAAAGCAATGACACTGATGTCCAGTATCCTGATGATCTCTCTGCTTAGCGCGTGCGGAGGCGGTAACGGCAATGCCGGTGGAAACGCAGCGGAGCCGAAGGCCTCAGCCGCAGCAACGGAAGCTGCAGGAACAAACGCACAGCCAGCCAAGGATGCGGGTGCAGTGGATACATCCCAGCCTGTTACCCTGAAGATGATCTTCGTAGGTCCGAAGCCGGTTGATTATGATCAGGTATTCGGAGAGATCAATAAGAAGCTGAAGGAGAAAATCAACGCCACACTGGAAGCCGAGTTCCTGGACTGGTCCGACTGGGCGCAGAAATATCCGCTTAAGCTGGTGGCTAACGAGGACTTCGATCTGATCTATGCTGCCAATTGGGCAGGCTATAACGACCAGGCACTCAAAGGCGGGTTCCTGGAGCTGACAAACGAGATGCTGGAGAAATATGCACCGATGACCTGGAAGGCGATGCCTGAAGTAGCCTGGGGTCAGGCGAAGGTGAACGGCAAGCTGTATATGGTGCCTCAGAACCGCGGCGAAACCGTAGAGAAGCTGATTCTGTACCGCGAAGACCTGCGCAAAAAATATAACCTGCCGGAGATCAACAGCCCGGAGGCGTACGCCAACTATCTCAAGACTATATCCGGTAAAGAGAAGGGGATGACCCCATTCGTACCGGAGACCGGAGACTGGAAGCTGCATAATCTGGACCGGATCCTGCTGAAGCAACAGAATGAATGGAATCTGTTCGACCTCGATCTGCCGATGGGCTTCAAGCTGGATGATCCGGCTGGCAAAGTGTTCAACTTATATGAGACTCCTGAATTCAAGGAGCTTGTCTACTATTATAAAGATCTGGCCGAGAATAACGCCTGGTCAAAGAGCGCACTGAACAGCAAGCTGGATCATCAGCAGGAATTCAAGGCAGGTAAGGCAGCCTCCATCACCCACAATCTGGGTACGCTTGGCGCCTTGATGACCGATATGCGGGAGAAGAACTCCCCGTATGAGCTGGCTCTGGCCGATATTAACCCGGATAAGAAAAAATCCGTTGCTGTTTCTACGCAGAACGGCGTAGCGATTCACTCCACCTCCAAGCAGCCGGAACGTGCACTGATGATGATCGATTTGCTCCAGAACGACAAGGAGCTGCATGATCTTATGATGAACGGCATCACGGCGGTGCATTATAATCCGGTCGGCGAAGATAAATTCACGAACGCCGAGAAGAATGCCAACTACACCGGCTTCTCGAACTGGGGCTTCAACTCGCCGCTGAACCGGGATAATGCTTCCTTCCCGGATGAAGCGAACGCCCTGACTGACAAATGGGAGAAGGAAGTCTATCACTATCCGCTGGAGACCTTCGTCTTCGATAACAGCAAGGTGAAGACAGAAGTAGCCAACGTCGGTAATGTGATGCTGCAATACGGCATTCCGCTGGAATACGGAACGGTGAAGGATGTAGATGCGGGTCTGGCTAAGCTCCAGCAGCAGGTTAAGTCTGCCGGTATCGATACCATCATCGCAGAGGTGCAGCGTCAGATTGATGAATTCCTGGCGAACTCAGCCCAGTAAGCCAGGGCAACTCCGTTACACCCTATATGTACAATATGGCAGCGGTTCTCCCTTCATGGGCGAACCGCTGTTTCATGTTTTTTGGGCCTGTTCATCTTCTGTTCATCTTGCCGTCACTCTGGGGACATTTTGGCAGGCTATGCTGTCTGTAGCGCCGAATCAGGCGGCTTGTACCATTAAGATCAAGATAGGAGTAGATGCAGCAATGAAGTTAAGAGAGAGAGGGACCACGAAGACAAGCATACGCACAGCAAGCGCAAAATATTCTTTGGCAGCAGCAGCGCTCGTACTGACTATGCTTGCTCCCATGTCCGCTATGGCTGCACCAGCCGCCGGGGCGCTCGGGCCTGCCCAATACACTGCAGTCCAGAAGCTGGCGGAGGATAAGGCCGCACTGCTGACCGAAACTTACGGTATCCCAAGTGTGCAGTATGCGCTAATTGATCATGGTAAGATTGTAGTCTCTGGCCAGAGCGGCAAAAACGATCTGAACGGCAAGCGTCCCCTTACATCCAATACCATATATGGGGTAGGCTCAACGAGTAAAATGATGCTGACCGCCGCTGTGATGAAGCTTGTAGATGAAGGGAAAGTAGATCTGGATGCTCCCGTAGTGAACTACATTCCCGAATTCAAGATGAAGGACAGCCGGTACACGCAGATCACCCCGCGTATGCTGCTCAATCATTCCTCCGGCCTGCTCGGCAAACCGGGTCCGAATGTGGCGCTCTATAACGATAATGATTCGTACGCACACGATCATTTGCTGGAACAACTGGCCACTCAGAACCTGAAGGCAGATCCGGGAGCCTTCTCCGTCTACTGCAACGACGGCTTCACCTTGGCTGAGATCCTGGTCGAACGGGTCAGCGGCATGAGCTTCACAACATTTTTGCACAAGTACATCACTAAGCCTCTGGAGATGAACCATACCAGAACCCCGCGTGACCCTATGGATCTGAAGGCAATGGCCGGTATCTATTCTTCCACGTATGAGGGGCAGCTTCCCCAGGAGAATTACGCGGTTATCGGTTCGGGCGGAATCTTCTCTACAGCGGAAGATCTGGTGCGATTCTCGCAGATTTTCACGGCTCAGAACAAGGGCATTCTCTCGAAGAATTCCTTAACCGCCATGGCCCAGCCAGAGTATAAAAAAGGCATGTGGCCTCCGTCAAGCGACGGCTCCTTAGCTTATGGATTAGGCTGGGACAGCGTAGAACTGTTTCCCTTCAACCAATACGGAATCCAGGCGCTGGTCAAAGGCGGAGACACCATGTCTTATCACTCCTCGCTAGTGGTGCTCCCGGAATTGAACCTGGCTGCGGCTGTTATCTCTTCAGACGGTTCAAGCTTGATCGATCAAATGATGGCAAGTGAACTGCTCCTCCGTGTGCTTCAGGACAAACAAATCATTAAGCAACTGAAGCCGGAACAATCCTTCGGGACTCCAGTACCCGCCGTTATGCCCAAGGAAGTCTCGCAATATGCCGGTCTCTATGGCAACTCTACGTTGTTAAAGGCAGAGATCACTCCGGCAGGGGAACTGTCTGTAGCAGCGAGCGGCATGCCGGACAGTACTGTGCAGAAGTATACGTACACAGCCGACGGCTCTTTTGTAAATAAAGAAGGAACGGAAAAAATAAAATTCGTGGTGGAGAAAAATGGGCGTACCTATATGTGGTCCCGTTCTTATATAAGTGTACCGGAGCTTGGACAGGCGGCGACCTCTGAATACACTGCTGAGAAGCTTGATCCCAATCCCTTATCTGCAGAGGTTGCAGACGCATGGGAGAAGCGGGACAATACCCGATATTATTCGATATCCGAGAAGTATTCATCGATGCTCTATCAATACGGGCTGCCGGTTGTACCAGTCAGCTTGGACAAAAATACACCGGGATATATTAACGGTCATAAGATTCTGAGTGCAAATCAGGTATTAAATGAACAGCAGATTCCCGGGATGGCAGGCCGTGACAATATGCAGATCGATTTCTATACAGATAATGGAATAGAGTATATGGCGGTAGCAGGCAGCCTGTACGTTAGTGAACAAGCGGTCACAGACCTCTATGCAGGCGCGAAGTCATCCGCAACGGTCTCAGCAAGCGGCTATGCCAAGTGGTACAGTGTGCCGAAGTCAGCCCAAGGGAAGCTTATGACCGTAAAGTTACCTGCGAACAGCTCTTTTGCGGTATATGATCAAGCCGGAATCTGTGTGAACCACACCGTGGTCAGCGGGAAGAATCAGGTCCTGCTGCCAGAGCAGGGTAAGATTGTATTTGCAGGCGGGGCGGGTGCGAAGTTCCAGATTACACTTAAGAAGTAAATGGCAATACCAGGGTAGCGGTATATTTAGAATCAACGGGCAGGCGGGGGCGGCAACCCCCTCCTGCTTTTTTGTGCAAATATAAGAATTTATATGTTTTACACGATAACTTATCCTTCTATTTCTCGCTGAAACGGTACCGTCCTTTAAAAGGACGGCAAATCCGTTTCCACTTGGTAAATCAGCTTGTGGTGCGGGATGGCGGGATGCTCTGCGGATTGTTGAACACATTGCCGGGGTCATACTTTGCTTTGACCCTGCGCAACCGGGGATAGTTCGTTCCATAATAGACCGGGCCGGAATGCTTGATGCCCTGGTCGGGCACATTGATATAACTTCCCACGATGAACGGCTGCAGCTTGCGGCGGGTGTTGCGGACGTAGAATATGTTTTTGGCGGCATCTGCTTTCTTGATCCAGGAGCTGTTCCACTCCACATAGAATTTGGCCTTGCGCCAGTAGAAGGCGGTAGCTTTAGGAGATTTACGGCTTACAGCCCCACCCCAGTTGAGGAAAAAGAACCCGGCGTCTTTCCCCTCCACCTTCTCCAGGAACTCACGCATCGGCTTGAATGCCTGCTGCGGGAACGGTTTCCTGCCGAAGCCGCTGGAGAACTGGTTGCTGAACCGCTGGGTCTGTACCGGATCGGGAGCAAGCAAGAAGCTGACTACCTGCGGATAAGGCAGAGAACGGATTGTTTGGATCGTAGGCGTTCCTACGCTTGTAATGGGCTTCAAGAGGCGGACCGCCTCGGCCTTAGATCCAAGGAAGAGCCCCAGCATGCTGACATTTCCGCCTTTTTTGGGACCGATGGATAATTCGCTGCCCAGTCTCGTATTCACTGCGGGCGCCCAGCGCTGCCAGGTCTTCAGTACCTTCTCGAACTGGCTCCAGGGCCAGGTGATACGGAATACCGTTGCTGTGGCCGGAGCCGGGCGTACTTTGAATTTGTAACGGGTGCATACGCCGAAATTCCCTCCGCCGCCTCCGCGGGAAGCCCAGAGAAGATCGGCATTATTCTTTTTATTTGCGATAATAATCCTGCCTTTGGCATCGACCATTTCGAGCTCCACAAGATTATCGCTGACCAGTCCCAGGGTACGCTGAAGCGGGCCAATCCCGCCGCCCAGGGTAATGCCGCCGATCCCAACGGTCGGACTATCCCCGAAAGGCGCCATATACCCCTTCCGGGCAAGTGTATGGGCGATTCTCCCTACCGTATTTCCGGCTCCGACCACGGCTGTTCCCGCTTTTGAGTTGAGCTTAATGCTTTTCATTTCACTGACATCAATGACGATGCCGCCGTTCACCTGGGACAGATTGACCTCAAGCGCATGTCTGCCGCCTCTGGGCCGGATGGGAATCCGGTGCTCGTTGGCCCATTTAATGGCATTGGCTACATCCTGTGTCTTCTGGGCGAACACGAATACTTTGGGGAATCTGTCGGTATGCGGGTCCCAATTTTTACGCGCTGCTTCATAACCCTGATCACCTTTGTAGACGACGCGTCCGGTAAGCTTTGTTGCTGAGTTCACTGGTTTCCAGCTCCTTTTGAGCTAATATTGGCATGCAAGAATATGACTTTGACTAGGTTATGGTATGCAGGGCGTTAGTCTATGGCGTGGGCTATAGTACGGGGTATTAATGAGAATGGTTATCAATTATAATGTGATTAACCGGCAAAGGATATAGCGGAATAAAGATAAGCGGGGAATAGAGATGAAGCTGAACGAACATATACAGTGGTGGAACCAAGCATCGGTCAGGATTATGGATATCCGCAGAGGAAGACTTCCGGCAGGCTCGGCACTTCCGTATTACCAATTGCCTGCGAGTGGATTCTTGTATGCAGTGCAGGGACAGGCGCAAGTACAGCTGGATGAGCTACAGACTACCTTGAGACGTAATCAGCTCGTGCATGGCGGGCGGGGAGCGGTTCTTGCGGTGCATGCGGATGAGGCCTTCGAATACTTCCTGGTGCTGTACAAGGCAGTGCTGATGCTGCCTCAAGCGGGCAGAGGGATAAAGCTGCTAGAGCAGGAGAATCCCGCCAGGCATCAATACAGCTTCAGTCCAACTTACGCGCATCCCCTGCTGGACCGGCTAGGACAGATGCACATAGAGTGGTTAACCGCAGATCCGCTGCAGCATCTCTATGTGAGATCGCTGTTTCTTCAGTTTGTGCATGAGGTGCTGGCTCAGATGAAGCAGCAGGGTCTTGTTCCGGTTCAGCCGGACCTGCTGGCCCAGGCTCTGCGGTTCATGCGGGAGCATTACAGGGAGCAGATCACACTGGATACTCTGGCTGATCAATTTGATTGCAGCGTCAGCTACCTGAGCAAGCTGTTCAAGAGCCGGATGCAGGCAGGGCCTATCCGTGTATTTACACAGATCCGCATGGAGAGGGCAGCGCATGATCTGCTGCATAGCGGATATAGCGTGCAGGAGATCGCGGAACGGACAGGCTATCCCGATGCCCATACCTTCAGCCGGAATTTCAAGAAGTATTATGGTAGCCCGCCGGTAC is a window encoding:
- a CDS encoding 6-phospho-beta-glucosidase, producing the protein MNKNVDVSNRSFPDNFLWGGATAANQLEGGFDAGGKGLSTADVMTAGTHTVSRRITPVLEAGANYPSHEAVDFYHRYEEDIALFAEMGFKVFRMSIAWSRIFPNGDDAAPSEEGLQFYDRVFDELAKHGIEPLVTISHYEAPYHLAEAYNGWADRRTIDFYVRYCEVIFNRYKHKVKYWLTFNEINILTMPFGTFMAGAMKPEGSAELTASAQTDNEQLRYQALHHQFIASARAVKLGHEIHKDFQIGCMIAYMCSYPLTCNPEDVLLAQQKDNLSNFLCSDVQVRGAYPGFVLRYFREKQIELQMEEGDEQILKEGCVDFYTFSYYSSTCVSAAPDQESIGGNMSLGLKNPYLQASAWEWQIDPQGLRWALNNIYNRYGLPMMVVENGLGAVDTVEADGSIKDDYRIEYLREHVGAMGEAVADGVDLIGYTSWGCIDLVSAGTGEMKKRYGFIYVDKDNEGKGTLDRSRKDSFFWYQRVIASNGAELE
- a CDS encoding class I SAM-dependent methyltransferase, with amino-acid sequence MLKKEVGHNFLAKLGKKRLRPGGVAATNWLIRHAKLSKDSRVLEVACNMCTTSIQLAREYQCQITGIDMDPRALAKAEQNIRDAKLEGYISVRQANAMKLPFEDNSFDVVINEAMLTMLNQTAKQKAVAEYFRVLKPGGVLLTHDITFAKENMAEELAELRKTIHVNVEPLPVADWEGLFNTTGFKQVEHATGTMSLMSIKGMIRDEGVAGTLRIFKNALKKENRAQFKKMYTFFNTAGKDLNYIAVCSSKND
- a CDS encoding cupin domain-containing protein codes for the protein MEQEQEQFIKRLPQAEVMDLRKIITVEQEQVSSLTLVQRQNLAMTLISVDTGSSIGGHSSPGDAMVNILSGEARITIDDKPYSVRAGETLILPANIPHALYATEAFQMLLIVVKPEKKGLRHVEKGSRS
- a CDS encoding cupin domain-containing protein; this translates as MSEIKEGMVVHFNHMISIRPYQISSRTLHFPEGAATSAEAPDWVLYGMDTGESISSETSPKSKIIHVLEGELHMLIADHSCVLTAGAAVVVLAGTWHEFNAQSSCKFLQISI
- a CDS encoding Crp/Fnr family transcriptional regulator; amino-acid sequence: MQQYMNKIQNTVLFKGFRGSEVQQALGCLQGTIKDFARKDFIFKQEEYLEAAGIILEGNVLLCKENSSGARFIFSELADGEIIGETALRQEQEPSGYEAIAGSECRILFIRMNNIIRPGQTTCILRGRIIENMLALLLENNRSMYQKLDLVSHKSLRERIIHYLSIQARKNNSPAFEIPFSRSDLADYLTVDRSALSRELQRMARDGLIRFTRNQFELLAVDYELRW
- a CDS encoding heme biosynthesis protein HemY — translated: MKVKINRNAAKVLKDMLNSPEAEGKKIRVVITQNHGDHGHYDVALDTPTEHDEVVATDKDIEILLDTREPLLDGVWIQYFYVPQEGFFITNPSTGFLEK
- a CDS encoding ABC transporter substrate-binding protein encodes the protein MNKKKAMTLMSSILMISLLSACGGGNGNAGGNAAEPKASAAATEAAGTNAQPAKDAGAVDTSQPVTLKMIFVGPKPVDYDQVFGEINKKLKEKINATLEAEFLDWSDWAQKYPLKLVANEDFDLIYAANWAGYNDQALKGGFLELTNEMLEKYAPMTWKAMPEVAWGQAKVNGKLYMVPQNRGETVEKLILYREDLRKKYNLPEINSPEAYANYLKTISGKEKGMTPFVPETGDWKLHNLDRILLKQQNEWNLFDLDLPMGFKLDDPAGKVFNLYETPEFKELVYYYKDLAENNAWSKSALNSKLDHQQEFKAGKAASITHNLGTLGALMTDMREKNSPYELALADINPDKKKSVAVSTQNGVAIHSTSKQPERALMMIDLLQNDKELHDLMMNGITAVHYNPVGEDKFTNAEKNANYTGFSNWGFNSPLNRDNASFPDEANALTDKWEKEVYHYPLETFVFDNSKVKTEVANVGNVMLQYGIPLEYGTVKDVDAGLAKLQQQVKSAGIDTIIAEVQRQIDEFLANSAQ
- a CDS encoding serine hydrolase domain-containing protein — encoded protein: MKLRERGTTKTSIRTASAKYSLAAAALVLTMLAPMSAMAAPAAGALGPAQYTAVQKLAEDKAALLTETYGIPSVQYALIDHGKIVVSGQSGKNDLNGKRPLTSNTIYGVGSTSKMMLTAAVMKLVDEGKVDLDAPVVNYIPEFKMKDSRYTQITPRMLLNHSSGLLGKPGPNVALYNDNDSYAHDHLLEQLATQNLKADPGAFSVYCNDGFTLAEILVERVSGMSFTTFLHKYITKPLEMNHTRTPRDPMDLKAMAGIYSSTYEGQLPQENYAVIGSGGIFSTAEDLVRFSQIFTAQNKGILSKNSLTAMAQPEYKKGMWPPSSDGSLAYGLGWDSVELFPFNQYGIQALVKGGDTMSYHSSLVVLPELNLAAAVISSDGSSLIDQMMASELLLRVLQDKQIIKQLKPEQSFGTPVPAVMPKEVSQYAGLYGNSTLLKAEITPAGELSVAASGMPDSTVQKYTYTADGSFVNKEGTEKIKFVVEKNGRTYMWSRSYISVPELGQAATSEYTAEKLDPNPLSAEVADAWEKRDNTRYYSISEKYSSMLYQYGLPVVPVSLDKNTPGYINGHKILSANQVLNEQQIPGMAGRDNMQIDFYTDNGIEYMAVAGSLYVSEQAVTDLYAGAKSSATVSASGYAKWYSVPKSAQGKLMTVKLPANSSFAVYDQAGICVNHTVVSGKNQVLLPEQGKIVFAGGAGAKFQITLKK
- a CDS encoding FAD-binding oxidoreductase, whose amino-acid sequence is MNSATKLTGRVVYKGDQGYEAARKNWDPHTDRFPKVFVFAQKTQDVANAIKWANEHRIPIRPRGGRHALEVNLSQVNGGIVIDVSEMKSIKLNSKAGTAVVGAGNTVGRIAHTLARKGYMAPFGDSPTVGIGGITLGGGIGPLQRTLGLVSDNLVELEMVDAKGRIIIANKKNNADLLWASRGGGGGNFGVCTRYKFKVRPAPATATVFRITWPWSQFEKVLKTWQRWAPAVNTRLGSELSIGPKKGGNVSMLGLFLGSKAEAVRLLKPITSVGTPTIQTIRSLPYPQVVSFLLAPDPVQTQRFSNQFSSGFGRKPFPQQAFKPMREFLEKVEGKDAGFFFLNWGGAVSRKSPKATAFYWRKAKFYVEWNSSWIKKADAAKNIFYVRNTRRKLQPFIVGSYINVPDQGIKHSGPVYYGTNYPRLRRVKAKYDPGNVFNNPQSIPPSRTTS